The Hyphomonas sediminis genome contains a region encoding:
- a CDS encoding class I SAM-dependent methyltransferase, which produces MEGYGPETFGQLNAADYDRLHDPGTTENAVNLLAEIAANQRTLELAIGTGRVALPLAKRGCQIEGIEASPGMIAKLREKLGGGEIPIKLGDMSTARAEGSFGFIFLIFNTLFNLTRQEDQIRCFQNAASMLAPGGAFLIEAFVPDLGQFRNHTNLRTRHLDFSTLTLEAAVHDPVTQRIEYQYLRFTPEGTRMTPLPMRYAWPQEIDLMARLAGLIPESRWGGWDRAAFTADSRMHISLYRKPV; this is translated from the coding sequence ATGGAGGGCTATGGCCCCGAAACGTTCGGCCAGCTCAACGCGGCGGACTATGACAGGCTGCATGATCCGGGCACGACCGAAAACGCCGTCAATCTTCTGGCTGAAATTGCCGCAAACCAGCGCACGCTTGAGCTTGCCATCGGCACAGGGCGCGTTGCGCTGCCTCTGGCCAAGCGCGGATGCCAGATAGAGGGCATTGAAGCATCCCCGGGGATGATCGCAAAGCTGCGGGAGAAGCTAGGAGGCGGCGAGATCCCCATTAAACTGGGCGACATGTCGACCGCGCGCGCAGAAGGCTCCTTCGGCTTCATCTTCCTGATCTTCAACACGTTGTTCAATCTCACCCGGCAGGAAGACCAGATTCGCTGCTTCCAGAATGCTGCCAGCATGCTGGCGCCAGGCGGCGCGTTCCTGATCGAAGCCTTTGTGCCAGACCTTGGGCAATTCCGGAATCACACCAACCTGCGAACCCGCCATCTCGATTTCAGCACACTGACACTCGAAGCCGCCGTCCACGATCCGGTGACACAGCGGATCGAATATCAGTACCTTCGCTTCACGCCGGAAGGCACGCGCATGACCCCGCTGCCGATGCGCTATGCATGGCCTCAAGAGATAGACCTGATGGCACGCCTTGCCGGGCTCATCCCGGAAAGCCGCTGGGGCGGCTGGGATCGGGCGGCCTTCACCGCAGACAGCCGCATGCACATTTCCCTATATCGCAAACCGGTCTGA
- a CDS encoding EVE domain-containing protein, with translation MQYWLVKSEPDAWSWEQQVKKGETGEIWSGVRNYTARNHMRAMALGDRVFFYHSNQGLEVVGVCEVNELSKQDPTTEDARWDCVTLRALAPMPKPVKLKDVKENPKLAEMSLVTSFRLSVQPVTAAEWKEVCRMGGMDPKTLKAV, from the coding sequence ATGCAATACTGGCTCGTGAAATCCGAACCCGACGCCTGGAGCTGGGAGCAGCAGGTGAAGAAGGGCGAGACGGGCGAGATCTGGTCGGGCGTGCGCAACTATACTGCGCGCAACCATATGCGCGCGATGGCGCTCGGCGACCGGGTGTTCTTCTACCACTCCAACCAGGGGCTCGAAGTGGTGGGCGTGTGCGAGGTCAATGAGCTCTCCAAACAAGACCCGACGACAGAGGACGCGCGCTGGGACTGCGTGACCCTCCGCGCGCTGGCGCCGATGCCCAAGCCAGTGAAGCTGAAGGATGTGAAGGAAAACCCGAAGCTGGCCGAGATGAGCCTCGTGACTTCCTTCCGCCTCTCCGTGCAGCCTGTGACGGCGGCGGAGTGGAAAGAGGTCTGCCGCATGGGCGGGATGGACCCCAAGACGCTGAAGGCGGTCTGA
- a CDS encoding class I SAM-dependent methyltransferase: MNPWDRYVVPNLVSCACSSRPIMKQRAKVVPQAEGVVLEIGCGSGTNFKMYDAGKVEKLYALEPSPGMVVKARRTADELGIGKGIEFLETGAEKIPLADKSVDTAVITFVLCTIPDWKAALEETRRVLKPGGRVLFSEHGLAPDEGVAKWQRRVEPVWKALAGGCRLTRDTSAMLTEAGFALEGAETMYLPNTPKIAGFVSWGGARIA, encoded by the coding sequence ATGAATCCCTGGGACCGGTATGTCGTTCCGAACCTCGTATCGTGTGCCTGTTCCTCGCGCCCGATCATGAAGCAGCGTGCCAAGGTCGTGCCGCAGGCGGAAGGCGTTGTGCTGGAGATCGGCTGCGGCTCGGGCACGAACTTCAAGATGTATGACGCTGGCAAGGTGGAGAAGCTCTACGCGCTGGAGCCTTCGCCGGGCATGGTGGTCAAAGCGCGTCGCACGGCCGATGAGCTGGGCATTGGCAAGGGGATCGAGTTCCTCGAGACCGGGGCGGAGAAAATTCCGCTGGCGGATAAATCCGTCGACACCGCCGTGATCACCTTCGTGTTGTGCACGATCCCCGACTGGAAAGCGGCGCTGGAAGAAACCCGGCGCGTGCTGAAGCCGGGCGGGCGCGTGCTCTTCTCCGAACATGGGCTTGCGCCCGATGAAGGCGTGGCCAAATGGCAGCGCCGGGTGGAGCCTGTGTGGAAGGCGCTGGCGGGCGGGTGCCGTCTGACGCGCGATACCTCCGCCATGCTTACCGAGGCGGGCTTTGCGCTGGAGGGGGCCGAGACGATGTATCTGCCCAACACGCCGAAGATCGCCGGCTTTGTGAGCTGGGGCGGCGCGCGGATCGCGTGA
- a CDS encoding D-glycero-alpha-D-manno-heptose-1,7-bisphosphate 7-phosphatase: protein MSLHRPALFLDRDGVINIDRGYVSRVEDFEFVEGAAEAIAAFNKRGWYVFVVTNQSGIARNYYTEADMQALHEWMQARLAEKGAHIDRIYFCPYHEEGENPRYRKASFDRKPKPGMLLQAMSEFPVKREGSFLIGDKDADVEAARAAGVAGFLFSGGNLATFAEWTLASFEDGNRG from the coding sequence ATGAGCCTTCACCGCCCCGCCCTCTTCCTCGACCGTGATGGCGTCATCAATATCGACCGCGGCTATGTCAGCCGGGTTGAGGATTTTGAGTTCGTCGAGGGCGCTGCCGAGGCCATCGCCGCCTTCAACAAGCGCGGCTGGTATGTCTTCGTCGTCACCAACCAGTCCGGCATCGCGCGCAACTATTACACCGAGGCAGACATGCAGGCCCTGCACGAATGGATGCAGGCGCGCCTCGCTGAGAAAGGCGCGCATATCGATCGCATCTATTTCTGCCCCTATCATGAGGAAGGCGAAAACCCGCGCTACCGGAAAGCCAGCTTCGACCGCAAACCCAAGCCCGGCATGTTGCTGCAGGCCATGTCGGAGTTTCCGGTAAAGCGCGAAGGCAGCTTCCTGATCGGCGACAAGGATGCCGATGTCGAAGCCGCCCGCGCTGCCGGTGTCGCCGGCTTCCTCTTCAGCGGCGGCAACCTCGCCACCTTCGCCGAATGGACCCTTGCCAGCTTCGAAGACGGCAATCGCGGATAA
- a CDS encoding sulfite exporter TauE/SafE family protein, whose translation MELTTQVILAALLSGAIVGIFLGTFGGGGSVLAAPLLIYAVGVKDPHVALGTSAAAVAAIALVSLAGHWRAGRVKWPCASMFALAGILGSIAGSQVALRVDGTWLLLAFAFAMAAIGLSMFRKPKAEGDPDVHITPAIMARIVPLGLVTGMAAGFFGIGGGFLIVPGLMMATGMTLSNAMASSLVSVALFGATTSANYALAGHVDLPLVGLVLIGGAAGGLAGVQIARLLAGRVGLARKGFAAMIVAVAVYVGWNALHAIAATP comes from the coding sequence ATGGAACTTACTACACAAGTTATCCTGGCCGCGCTGCTGAGCGGTGCAATTGTCGGTATTTTTCTCGGTACGTTTGGCGGTGGTGGCAGCGTGCTGGCTGCGCCCCTGCTCATCTATGCCGTGGGCGTGAAAGACCCGCATGTGGCGCTGGGCACATCGGCGGCAGCGGTGGCGGCGATTGCGCTGGTGAGCCTTGCCGGGCACTGGCGGGCAGGGCGGGTGAAATGGCCGTGTGCGAGCATGTTCGCGCTGGCAGGAATTCTTGGCTCCATCGCCGGATCGCAGGTCGCGTTGCGGGTGGATGGAACCTGGCTGCTGCTGGCCTTTGCCTTTGCGATGGCGGCAATCGGACTTTCCATGTTTCGCAAGCCGAAAGCCGAAGGCGACCCGGATGTGCATATCACGCCGGCCATCATGGCGCGCATTGTGCCGCTCGGCCTCGTCACCGGCATGGCGGCGGGCTTCTTCGGGATTGGCGGGGGCTTCCTGATCGTGCCCGGCCTGATGATGGCGACGGGCATGACGCTATCGAATGCGATGGCCTCATCGTTGGTCTCGGTGGCCCTGTTTGGCGCGACGACTTCGGCAAACTATGCGCTGGCCGGGCATGTGGACCTGCCGCTGGTGGGCCTTGTGCTGATCGGCGGGGCGGCAGGCGGGCTGGCCGGCGTCCAGATTGCCCGCCTTCTGGCAGGCCGCGTGGGCCTTGCCCGGAAAGGTTTTGCGGCGATGATCGTGGCCGTTGCTGTCTATGTCGGATGGAATGCGCTGCACGCGATTGCTGCAACTCCCTGA
- a CDS encoding heme-dependent oxidative N-demethylase subunit alpha family protein codes for MRRPPYLPFLNGPLSLAPGLRPIDPGSWLHPDTEAAAWLGEKRQIMKARRGEVFASRIDESLMARVARRVLAGAPGEAGWETPLEVAAASVSDDICILTKDEGGLWRLMAASLVAPTFWRLAEKIGAPLSGLHEPVPGANPGMVGRIHRMFDALRPGQVLERFNWTVQPGADRFTPSQAPYKALAAQLPEEGALDALWLRVERQTISKQAEGDAVVFTIRVAVDPLRAALAGAGHAEAFRAAWKGIDPVLAEYKGWPHYQRLVRAALAQAGIGG; via the coding sequence ATGCGCCGGCCACCTTACCTGCCATTCCTGAACGGGCCTTTGAGCCTTGCGCCGGGCCTGCGCCCGATTGATCCGGGAAGCTGGCTTCATCCCGATACGGAAGCGGCTGCCTGGCTGGGCGAGAAACGCCAGATCATGAAAGCGCGCCGGGGCGAGGTGTTTGCCTCACGTATCGATGAAAGCCTGATGGCGCGGGTGGCCCGGCGTGTGCTGGCCGGGGCGCCGGGGGAGGCGGGATGGGAGACGCCGCTGGAGGTGGCGGCAGCCTCCGTTTCCGATGACATCTGTATTCTGACGAAAGATGAAGGCGGCCTTTGGCGCCTGATGGCGGCAAGTCTTGTGGCGCCGACATTCTGGCGCCTTGCGGAGAAGATCGGCGCGCCGCTTTCGGGCTTGCATGAGCCTGTGCCGGGGGCGAACCCCGGCATGGTGGGGCGTATTCACCGGATGTTTGACGCGCTGCGGCCGGGGCAGGTGCTGGAGCGGTTCAACTGGACTGTGCAGCCGGGGGCGGACCGGTTCACGCCGTCGCAGGCGCCCTACAAGGCGCTGGCCGCGCAATTGCCGGAGGAAGGCGCGCTGGACGCGCTGTGGCTGCGCGTGGAGCGGCAGACGATTTCAAAACAGGCCGAGGGCGACGCGGTGGTGTTCACCATCCGTGTGGCGGTGGACCCCTTGCGCGCGGCGCTTGCCGGGGCGGGACATGCCGAAGCGTTCCGCGCGGCGTGGAAGGGGATCGACCCGGTTCTGGCGGAGTATAAAGGCTGGCCGCATTATCAGCGGCTTGTCCGCGCAGCGCTGGCGCAGGCGGGAATCGGCGGCTAG